The Brasilonema sennae CENA114 genome includes a region encoding these proteins:
- a CDS encoding hybrid sensor histidine kinase/response regulator has protein sequence MYKILIIEDETSVRQNLLELLTYEDFDVIAAENGQLGVKLAQKEIPDLIICDVMMPELDGYGVLKTLRQQSTTATIPLIFLTAKTEKTYLRQGMELGADDYLTKPFTRAELIAAISSRLKKQLAIRQQSQRRLDDLRSSITMSLPHEMRTPLNGILGFSELLMKEADNLSRHEIFEMAEGLHKSGKRLHRLVQNFLLYTELEMIATDPKRMKNLQSHKTVFPSMALQKLITEKAQQVGRYTDFQVDLQSPCCVQICETRLSKIIEELIDNAFKFSISGTEVYLTSTSVSNQLMISLTNYGRGMTAAQIAELGAYRQFERQLYEQQGSGLGLIIAKRIVELYGGELCIHSKLGEKTVMQVVLPCI, from the coding sequence ATGTATAAAATTTTGATCATAGAAGATGAGACAAGTGTCAGACAGAATCTTTTGGAATTACTAACTTATGAGGATTTTGATGTTATTGCGGCAGAAAATGGTCAGCTTGGTGTGAAGTTAGCTCAAAAGGAAATTCCCGACTTGATTATTTGTGACGTGATGATGCCAGAACTAGATGGTTATGGCGTTTTAAAAACGTTACGTCAACAATCTACAACAGCAACGATTCCGTTGATTTTTTTAACCGCTAAAACTGAGAAAACTTACTTACGCCAAGGGATGGAATTAGGAGCTGATGACTATTTAACAAAGCCTTTTACCCGCGCAGAACTAATTGCTGCGATTTCCTCCCGATTAAAAAAACAACTTGCCATTCGTCAGCAGTCACAAAGAAGGCTGGATGATTTGCGTAGTAGTATTACCATGTCTCTTCCTCACGAAATGAGAACACCACTAAATGGTATTTTAGGTTTTTCAGAACTTTTAATGAAAGAAGCCGATAACCTTTCTCGGCATGAAATTTTTGAGATGGCAGAAGGTCTTCATAAGTCGGGAAAACGCTTACACAGGTTAGTTCAGAATTTTTTGTTGTACACAGAACTCGAAATGATAGCAACAGATCCAAAACGAATGAAAAACTTGCAAAGCCATAAAACTGTTTTCCCTTCAATGGCGTTGCAAAAATTAATTACTGAAAAAGCTCAACAAGTGGGACGTTATACAGATTTCCAAGTCGATTTACAAAGCCCTTGTTGTGTACAAATTTGCGAAACAAGACTTTCTAAAATTATTGAAGAACTAATTGATAATGCCTTTAAGTTTTCAATATCAGGAACAGAAGTTTATCTAACAAGTACTTCAGTTAGTAATCAACTGATGATCTCACTGACCAACTACGGACGAGGTATGACAGCCGCTCAAATTGCTGAATTGGGAGCATACCGACAATTTGAGCGCCAACTCTATGAACAACAAGGCTCAGGTTTGGGTTTAATCATTGCTAAACGTATAGTTGAGTTATACGGAGGGGAACTTTGTATTCACAGTAAGCTAGGAGAAAAAACAGTTATGCAAGTCGTGCTTCCGTGTATTTGA